Proteins from one Deltaproteobacteria bacterium genomic window:
- a CDS encoding cysteine hydrolase, with product MKAKETAVVLIEFQNEFCKQGGKLYDGVKGEIARQGTISNAVKLAEGARNKGAMVVHAPFLFNEQYFGDHKMVGIVKAVADGNAFREGTWGAEIIDELKPGKKDRVVTGKCTLCGFNNTDLEKTIKDARIKNVVIGGFLTNFCVESTARTAYDKGYSVTVIKNATAATSPEEQNYVEQKILPLLGQTLTVDEFLAQLEA from the coding sequence ATGAAGGCTAAAGAAACGGCCGTGGTTTTGATCGAGTTTCAGAACGAGTTCTGCAAGCAAGGCGGGAAACTATACGATGGAGTCAAAGGCGAGATTGCCCGCCAGGGCACCATATCCAACGCCGTCAAACTGGCCGAAGGGGCTCGCAATAAAGGAGCCATGGTTGTTCATGCACCATTTTTGTTCAACGAGCAGTATTTCGGAGATCATAAAATGGTGGGAATCGTCAAGGCCGTGGCTGACGGAAATGCCTTTCGCGAGGGCACTTGGGGCGCCGAGATTATCGACGAGTTGAAACCCGGAAAGAAGGACCGGGTCGTGACCGGCAAGTGCACTTTATGCGGTTTCAACAATACCGACCTCGAGAAGACGATCAAGGACGCCCGTATCAAGAACGTGGTTATCGGTGGGTTTCTGACCAATTTCTGCGTGGAAAGCACGGCCCGAACAGCTTACGACAAGGGATACAGTGTAACCGTAATCAAGAACGCAACCGCCGCTACCTCTCCGGAAGAGCAGAACTACGTCGAACAGAAGATTCTTCCCCTCCTGGGGCAGACACTTACCGTTGACGAGTTCCTCGCCCAACTGGAGGCGTGA
- a CDS encoding carboxymuconolactone decarboxylase family protein: MPRLKQVGTDEGSALTNKLLKRVGESMGIVPNMFKCMGSSEMALDGFMAMNGSLGAGSLGGKYMKMVVLATSELNNCIYCASAHTQLAKNAKLLTDEECANARRCIGTDDKSQAMLDFVKKVHKSKGRVADKDIQAVRKAGFGDAEIVEMLGTMSLITFANYISNVAEPDLDFPEAPKVS, from the coding sequence ATGCCGAGGCTTAAGCAGGTGGGAACAGACGAAGGTTCAGCTCTCACCAACAAGCTGCTGAAACGGGTGGGAGAAAGCATGGGGATCGTCCCGAATATGTTCAAGTGTATGGGAAGCTCGGAAATGGCGCTGGACGGGTTTATGGCCATGAACGGGAGCCTGGGCGCCGGAAGCCTGGGCGGGAAGTACATGAAGATGGTCGTGCTGGCCACCTCCGAGTTGAATAACTGCATCTACTGCGCCTCCGCGCACACCCAATTGGCCAAGAACGCTAAACTCCTGACGGACGAGGAATGCGCCAACGCGAGACGATGCATCGGAACGGACGACAAATCCCAGGCGATGCTGGATTTCGTCAAGAAAGTCCATAAGTCCAAGGGCAGGGTCGCCGATAAGGACATCCAGGCCGTTCGAAAGGCGGGATTCGGCGATGCCGAAATCGTCGAAATGCTGGGTACCATGTCCCTCATTACGTTTGCGAACTATATCAGCAACGTGGCGGAACCCGATCTCGATTTTCCCGAAGCGCCCAAAGTGAGTTAG
- a CDS encoding GNAT family N-acetyltransferase, whose translation MRLEYRPLAASEYRTLRDRIGWWKTDTVATETALQHSLFSVVALEDGKVAGFGRVVGDGGLYFYIQDVMVHPELQGKGLGRSLMKELMNYIRTHARAGAFVGLMAAKGLESYYEAFGFRARDKDAPGMALVIE comes from the coding sequence ATGAGACTGGAATATCGGCCACTTGCAGCTTCCGAATATAGGACCCTGAGAGATCGGATCGGATGGTGGAAAACCGATACGGTTGCAACGGAAACGGCGTTGCAGCATTCGCTGTTCTCTGTGGTCGCCCTCGAGGATGGTAAGGTCGCCGGGTTCGGCCGGGTCGTTGGTGACGGCGGTCTCTATTTTTATATTCAAGACGTCATGGTACATCCTGAATTACAGGGCAAAGGATTGGGAAGGAGTCTCATGAAGGAATTGATGAATTACATCAGGACCCACGCCCGTGCCGGAGCATTTGTGGGTCTCATGGCGGCAAAAGGGCTCGAATCCTATTACGAGGCTTTCGGATTCCGGGCGCGCGATAAAGATGCTCCCGGGATGGCTCTGGTTATCGAATAG
- a CDS encoding HAMP domain-containing histidine kinase, with translation MEHEIARACAQGLSFFGKTNRLISHELKNVLAIISETLGLIDELIELSETGMGLEPGKLRSLSESVIEEVERANAIIRNMNTFAHSVDEIVGEVEVGQSVKLVMELCQLESAAKRTKLRFEKSEPCVLHTSRFFLENLIHHALVYALHGVGPENEIRVSLSSDEHGVRIGFAGIACNVIGEFPTKKGHLLARIVGAEVSMNPAAGELTIALPKKMDDAGIQNLISKD, from the coding sequence ATGGAACACGAGATCGCAAGAGCCTGCGCTCAAGGACTCTCGTTCTTCGGAAAGACCAATCGATTGATATCTCATGAACTGAAGAACGTTCTGGCTATTATATCTGAAACGCTGGGACTGATAGACGAGTTGATAGAACTGTCCGAGACCGGAATGGGGCTGGAGCCCGGAAAGCTCCGCTCGCTCAGTGAGAGCGTTATTGAAGAAGTCGAAAGGGCGAACGCCATTATCAGAAACATGAACACGTTCGCACACAGCGTGGATGAGATCGTCGGCGAGGTCGAGGTCGGCCAGAGCGTAAAGCTGGTGATGGAGCTGTGCCAACTGGAATCCGCCGCGAAAAGAACAAAACTCCGATTCGAGAAAAGCGAACCCTGTGTCCTCCATACCAGCCGCTTCTTCCTGGAGAATCTGATCCACCACGCCTTGGTCTACGCCCTGCACGGAGTCGGGCCGGAGAACGAGATTCGGGTTTCGTTGAGCTCCGATGAGCATGGGGTAAGGATTGGGTTTGCCGGCATTGCCTGCAACGTAATCGGTGAATTTCCAACCAAGAAGGGGCACCTGCTTGCGAGGATAGTAGGAGCGGAAGTATCGATGAACCCAGCCGCCGGTGAACTCACCATCGCCCTTCCCAAGAAAATGGATGACGCAGGTATACAGAACCTGATCTCTAAAGACTAA
- a CDS encoding response regulator produces MRVLLVDDEEKFVSRLAERLEIRGFESDWATTSAEAFSKAAAAKYDVAVLDVKMPHMSGLDLKKKLQEMSPDMKFIFVTGHGSEEDYCAGSREGFCYIIKPFKIETLVEKINQAMNV; encoded by the coding sequence ATGAGAGTCTTGCTCGTTGACGACGAGGAGAAGTTTGTTTCCCGTTTGGCGGAAAGGCTGGAAATCAGGGGCTTCGAATCCGACTGGGCGACGACTTCGGCCGAAGCTTTTTCTAAAGCCGCAGCGGCAAAGTATGATGTGGCCGTGCTGGACGTAAAAATGCCTCATATGAGCGGCTTAGATCTCAAGAAAAAGCTCCAGGAAATGTCGCCGGACATGAAGTTCATTTTTGTAACGGGTCACGGGTCTGAAGAAGATTACTGTGCCGGGTCCCGAGAGGGCTTTTGCTATATCATAAAGCCTTTCAAAATCGAAACGCTCGTCGAGAAAATAAACCAGGCCATGAACGTTTAG
- a CDS encoding ATP-binding protein, whose protein sequence is MDVFQHTRPHFWNIRASKTHDRLLFNYRRVWLVSIFLLLVVSLFPMSILMGINFKLAHEAISNENRLRTLRITSNTRRTITYFLEERLDALRFIVQGRKPESLTSNEELRYLLLNLKMGFGGFVDLGLIDQSGMQINYAGPFDLQGKSYKDQDWFTKCAEECSYISDVFLGYRNRPHMIIAQRWPVGEDGSFYVLRSTLDITKFITIISSLDLTAGSDAFICNHEGLLQTPSRHFGEVLAKITLPIPEYSPHSQIMEVEDHKGNPILVGYAFIENSPYILMLVKRSEEVMKGWYSLRDEMIWFFFGSSVVILIVVYGMATFIMNRVYDADQGRLKAMERLESSSRLISVGRLATGVAHEINNPLAVISENAGLLKDIFTFKKEYKEDPQLMELIDAVLESVERSGAITKQLLGFARQFEPSISPLHLKEVMSEVLSFLGKEPLYRNISVHMDIPEDLPVIYSDRRSLQQIFLNLINNAIQAMNSGGLLDITARKIQGDRVSISIQDNGRGISPENLKKIFEPFFTTRGLNGGTGLGLSITYGLVRKLNGDITVHSELGVGTMFVITLPFRFEGDIKDESLAR, encoded by the coding sequence ATGGACGTTTTCCAACATACGAGACCCCACTTCTGGAACATCAGGGCTTCAAAAACCCATGACAGACTTCTGTTCAATTACAGAAGAGTCTGGCTCGTTTCTATTTTTCTGCTTCTTGTGGTCTCTTTGTTTCCGATGAGCATTCTCATGGGTATCAATTTCAAACTCGCCCACGAGGCCATCAGTAATGAAAACCGCCTGCGCACGCTTCGGATTACATCCAACACCAGGCGAACCATCACGTATTTCCTGGAAGAACGCCTCGATGCGTTGAGGTTCATTGTTCAGGGAAGGAAACCTGAATCCCTGACCAGCAATGAGGAACTGCGTTACCTCCTGTTGAATCTGAAGATGGGATTCGGAGGATTTGTAGACTTGGGACTCATAGACCAGTCCGGAATGCAGATCAATTACGCCGGACCTTTTGATCTGCAAGGCAAGAGCTACAAAGACCAGGACTGGTTTACCAAATGCGCCGAGGAATGCTCCTACATCAGCGACGTATTTCTAGGTTATAGAAACCGCCCTCATATGATCATCGCCCAAAGATGGCCCGTGGGAGAAGATGGATCTTTCTATGTTCTGCGATCGACTCTGGATATCACAAAATTCATCACGATCATCTCTTCTTTGGATCTGACGGCGGGAAGCGACGCTTTTATCTGCAATCACGAAGGCCTGCTTCAAACGCCTTCCAGGCATTTTGGCGAGGTCCTTGCCAAGATTACCTTACCGATTCCCGAATATTCCCCCCACTCGCAGATCATGGAGGTCGAGGATCATAAAGGGAATCCAATCCTGGTCGGCTACGCGTTCATAGAGAATTCGCCTTATATCCTCATGCTGGTCAAACGGAGTGAGGAGGTAATGAAAGGCTGGTATTCTCTGCGGGATGAAATGATCTGGTTCTTTTTCGGCAGCTCCGTCGTTATCCTGATCGTCGTTTACGGGATGGCCACGTTTATCATGAACAGGGTATACGATGCCGACCAGGGAAGACTCAAAGCGATGGAACGTCTCGAGAGTTCCAGCAGGCTCATATCAGTAGGTCGTTTGGCTACGGGCGTGGCCCACGAGATCAATAATCCGCTGGCCGTGATTAGCGAAAATGCCGGCCTTCTTAAAGATATTTTCACCTTTAAGAAGGAATACAAAGAAGACCCACAACTGATGGAACTCATCGACGCCGTGTTGGAGTCGGTAGAGCGATCCGGTGCGATCACCAAACAACTCTTGGGCTTTGCCAGGCAGTTTGAACCTTCAATTTCACCCCTTCATTTAAAAGAGGTCATGTCGGAGGTGCTATCCTTCCTGGGGAAGGAGCCGCTCTATAGAAATATAAGTGTTCATATGGATATACCTGAAGACCTGCCTGTGATTTATTCCGACCGCAGAAGCCTGCAGCAGATCTTCCTGAATCTGATCAACAATGCTATCCAAGCCATGAACAGTGGAGGCCTGCTTGACATCACGGCCAGAAAGATCCAGGGCGATCGTGTATCGATAAGTATTCAGGATAACGGTCGTGGAATATCACCGGAGAATTTGAAGAAGATATTCGAGCCCTTCTTCACCACGAGAGGTCTCAACGGTGGGACGGGTCTCGGATTGTCCATTACGTATGGGCTGGTGCGAAAACTCAATGGTGATATTACCGTTCACAGCGAGCTTGGCGTGGGAACGATGTTTGTCATCACCCTGCCATTCAGGTTTGAAGGAGACATTAAAGATGAGAGTCTTGCTCGTTGA
- a CDS encoding response regulator: protein MKILVVDDEKKIADALAERLRLRSFEAEPVYDGTSALSSLRTDSFDGVILDLRLPDIDGIDILRQTKAAKPEIRVVILSGHGNEQDFKTCLGLGAVACFQKPANIQKLIEALVES from the coding sequence ATGAAAATTCTTGTTGTAGACGACGAAAAGAAAATCGCCGACGCATTGGCCGAAAGGTTGAGACTCAGGAGCTTCGAGGCGGAGCCGGTCTATGATGGAACGTCCGCCCTGTCCAGCCTGAGAACGGACTCCTTTGACGGCGTCATTTTGGACTTGCGTCTGCCGGACATCGATGGAATTGACATCCTGAGGCAAACAAAGGCAGCGAAGCCGGAGATCAGGGTTGTAATCCTGTCCGGCCATGGAAATGAACAGGACTTCAAGACCTGCCTGGGACTGGGAGCGGTAGCCTGTTTCCAGAAACCGGCGAATATACAAAAGCTGATTGAAGCGCTTGTCGAATCCTGA
- a CDS encoding sulfite exporter TauE/SafE family protein encodes MSTKTITKWSCFVSLMLVVTLIHPLTASAAQEVGAEGAADPWWFWPLILFFFCFILGIIAVLAGVGGGVLYVPLVGGFFPFHIDFVRGAGLMVALAGALAAGPGLLRRNLASLRLALPVALIASSCAIVGAMLGLYLSKIDPNIVQVCLGATIVGIAILLLLSKNTEKPVVKTQDAIGLALGMHGAFLDQSTKERVDWKTHRTLPGLVLFIFIGVLAGMFGLGAGWANVPVLNLVMGAPLKISVATSKFLLSITDTSAAWIYMNKGCVIPLMAVPSIIGLMFGSFIGVKLLSMVKPKIIRYIVISVLLFAGLKAMDKGLGIGLLG; translated from the coding sequence ATGTCGACGAAAACCATAACAAAGTGGAGTTGTTTCGTAAGCCTGATGCTCGTGGTGACTCTCATCCATCCCTTGACGGCATCAGCCGCCCAGGAGGTTGGAGCCGAGGGCGCGGCCGATCCCTGGTGGTTTTGGCCTCTCATACTATTCTTTTTCTGTTTCATACTCGGTATTATCGCCGTGCTGGCAGGCGTCGGCGGAGGCGTTCTTTATGTTCCTCTCGTCGGCGGTTTTTTCCCTTTCCATATTGACTTTGTTCGCGGTGCGGGGTTGATGGTGGCCCTGGCCGGAGCCCTCGCAGCGGGTCCGGGTTTGTTACGTCGAAATCTGGCGAGCTTGCGCCTGGCCCTTCCAGTGGCTTTGATCGCCTCTTCCTGCGCCATCGTGGGCGCCATGCTGGGACTCTATCTTTCTAAGATAGACCCGAATATCGTACAGGTCTGCCTTGGTGCGACCATAGTCGGCATCGCCATACTGCTGCTGCTTTCCAAAAACACGGAGAAACCCGTGGTCAAAACGCAGGACGCGATCGGTCTCGCTCTCGGCATGCACGGTGCTTTTCTCGACCAGTCCACCAAGGAGAGAGTGGATTGGAAAACGCATCGCACGTTGCCCGGTCTCGTGTTGTTCATCTTCATCGGTGTCCTGGCCGGCATGTTCGGTCTGGGAGCGGGATGGGCCAATGTTCCGGTGCTGAATCTGGTCATGGGAGCGCCGCTTAAAATATCCGTGGCCACCAGCAAGTTCCTCCTGTCCATTACAGACACATCCGCCGCGTGGATCTACATGAACAAAGGTTGCGTGATCCCGCTCATGGCGGTCCCCTCCATCATCGGCCTCATGTTCGGTTCATTTATCGGCGTAAAACTGCTCAGCATGGTGAAGCCCAAAATTATCCGTTATATTGTGATCTCGGTACTGCTCTTTGCCGGCCTCAAGGCCATGGATAAAGGGCTCGGAATTGGATTACTGGGTTAG